One segment of Onychomys torridus chromosome 3, mOncTor1.1, whole genome shotgun sequence DNA contains the following:
- the LOC118580078 gene encoding keratin-associated protein 5-4-like has translation MESSVLSVPVMGLSVLSVPVMGSSVLSVSVMGLSVLSVPVMGSSVLSVPVMGLECAKCACDGVECAKCVCDGVECAKCACDGFECVKCVCDGLECAKCACDGFECAKCACDGLECAKCACDGVECAKCVCDGFECAKCVCDGLECAKCACDGFECAKCACDGLECAKCVCDGVECAKCVCDGLECAKCACDGLECAFCQI, from the coding sequence ATGGAGTCGAGTGTGCTAAGTGTGCCTGTGATGGGCTTGAGTGTGCTAAGTGTGCCTGTGATGGGTTCGAGTGTGCTAAGTGTGTCTGTGATGGGCTTGAGTGTGCTAAGTGTGCCTGTGATGGGTTCGAGTGTGCTAAGTGTGCCTGTGATGGGGCTTGAGTGTGCTAAGTGTGCCTGTGATGGAGTCGAGTGTGCTAAGTGTGTCTGTGATGGAGTCGAGTGTGCTAAGTGTGCCTGTGATGGGTTCGAGTGTGTTAAGTGTGTCTGTGATGGGCTTGAGTGTGCTAAGTGTGCCTGTGATGGGTTCGAGTGTGCTAAGTGTGCCTGTGATGGGCTTGAGTGTGCTAAGTGTGCCTGTGATGGAGTCGAGTGTGCTAAGTGTGTCTGTGATGGGTTCGAGTGTGCTAAGTGTGTCTGTGATGGGCTTGAGTGTGCTAAGTGTGCCTGTGATGGGTTCGAGTGTGCTAAGTGTGCCTGTGATGGGCTTGAGTGTGCTAAGTGTGTCTGTGATGGAGTCGAGTGTGCTAAGTGTGTCTGTGATGGGCTCGAGTGTGCTAAGTGTGCCTGTGATGGGCTCGAGTGTGCTTTCTGTCAGATATAA